From a region of the Paenibacillus sp. R14(2021) genome:
- a CDS encoding M42 family metallopeptidase, giving the protein MNQETMELFRTLTEFQAASGFERELRSYVRGELAKYTDEIVQDRLGSIFGVMRGDEQGPVIMAAGHLDEVGFLITGITENGMLRFQTLGGWFSQVLPAQRIQVMTENGMLVGIIGTTPVHLLDEAQRGKPLDVKGMYIDIGADSKQHAEEVGVRIGQQAVPYCPFTPLANPKKIMAKAWDNRYGVGLALELLKELKGKKLPNVLYSGATVQEELGLRGARTASHMIKPDLFFAMDASAANDMNGDKSAFGQLGQGALLRIYDPGMLTHRGMVEYVLDTAQTHRIPYQYFVSPGGTDAGAVHTQGSGIPSAVIGVCARYIHTSASVLHTDDYAAAKELLVKLVESCDRSTFQTIIDRS; this is encoded by the coding sequence ATGAACCAGGAAACGATGGAGCTGTTTCGAACATTGACGGAGTTTCAAGCCGCATCGGGCTTTGAACGGGAGCTGAGAAGCTACGTGCGCGGCGAGCTTGCCAAATATACGGATGAAATCGTACAGGACCGGCTGGGAAGTATTTTCGGCGTCATGCGCGGCGATGAGCAAGGACCGGTTATTATGGCTGCAGGCCACTTGGATGAAGTCGGCTTCCTCATCACAGGCATTACCGAGAACGGCATGCTTCGCTTCCAGACGCTAGGCGGCTGGTTCAGCCAAGTGCTGCCGGCGCAGCGCATTCAAGTCATGACAGAGAACGGTATGCTCGTCGGCATTATCGGGACGACGCCCGTCCATTTGCTGGACGAAGCGCAGCGCGGCAAACCGCTGGACGTCAAGGGCATGTACATTGACATCGGCGCGGACAGCAAGCAGCACGCGGAAGAGGTCGGCGTCCGTATCGGGCAGCAGGCGGTTCCTTATTGCCCGTTCACGCCGCTTGCCAATCCTAAGAAGATCATGGCCAAAGCATGGGATAACCGCTACGGCGTCGGCCTAGCCCTCGAGCTGCTCAAAGAGCTAAAGGGCAAGAAGCTGCCGAATGTGCTCTATTCCGGCGCAACCGTCCAAGAAGAGCTTGGGCTTCGCGGCGCACGGACGGCATCCCATATGATCAAGCCCGATCTATTCTTCGCCATGGATGCCAGCGCTGCTAACGATATGAACGGCGACAAGTCGGCCTTCGGTCAGCTCGGGCAGGGCGCGCTGCTGCGCATCTATGATCCAGGCATGCTGACTCACCGCGGCATGGTGGAATACGTGTTGGATACGGCGCAGACGCATCGCATTCCATATCAGTATTTCGTCTCACCGGGCGGCACGGATGCCGGCGCCGTGCATACACAGGGCAGCGGAATTCCGTCAGCGGTAATCGGCGTCTGCGCCAGGTACATCCATACCTCCGCTTCCGTCCTGCATACCGACGATTATGCGGCTGCGAAGGAACTGCTCGTCAAGCTCGTGGAGAGCTGCGACCGGTCGACGTTCCAGACCATCATCGACCGTTCCTGA